A stretch of DNA from Anopheles ziemanni chromosome 3, idAnoZiCoDA_A2_x.2, whole genome shotgun sequence:
CCTTCAAACAACCGGTGCGCACCGTCTGCTCCATCATCTTAATTTTACCACGCGCTGCACTCTGCAACTGCTCGATGTTGTACGTTCAcgatcaaaacaccttcgacAAGCGAGTTCCAGTTCAGagagaacacacacacacaaacggaaacaaaaaactttcctATTTTACTGGCCATTTTTGCGCAAACGGTTGCGAAGCCAGCGTCACCCCATCTATTGCTCACACGAAGTTAGCACGCCTCCGACAACCACATCTGCACCTGACACCGTTCGTGGGGAactgttgtgttgtgtgtccACCAGCACGATAAgtccaacaacaaaaagagagagaaaatttACACTTGAAGGCATTTGGGCACAATGGCTGTCATGGAAGCGAACTGATCGCGTGCGGCCCTGCAAGCGTTCATTCGACTTTTCTAGTATTCAATTTAAGGCATATTTTTGTTCCGTtagtttccttttcgttttcgttcattTCATCTGAATGTGTGAAAGACAGTATGCACGCGTctttcatgtgtgtgtgtgattgtgtgtgagtgtgtagaACTACTTAACAATGCTCATCCTGGGTGGGTTAAGCTATCGCCGAtagaacacacaaacaacgtACCTCTACGTACACAAAGTCTTTCAGACGAATTATTTCCAGATAACTtcacaagaaaaaaagtgacatTTAATAGTTGTGCTCGGTAAGAGAAACACTATGCATCGTAGTTATCCAGATGGTACGAACCATCTGACATTGTGCAACCGTCGTGTGCTGGCCAATGACAGCTGTCAGATTATGAGACCGCATCTTCAGCAACTTGGATAAACAATGCAGTGATGTACATCAGTGTACCGTGTACGAGTCGATCTTCAAGCATTACGAAGTGAAGTGCAAGAGTGGCCAAGCGATCGTGTTTGAAGCAAAATGAACTACAACGAGATGTTTACAAACTCGTGTGATACTACTGTCAATTGTGACTCTTTACTTATACTTTCACCACTACTACAACTGTTACTGAACTACTACTACGTCTACCACTATAAAAACTGATACGTTTCTACTAACACTAATACGGCGACTACTGTTACTATCAGTTGCACACAACACTTActacttttctttcctctgctaCTGATTCCTTCTTCAACACGACACTACCACCAGCGACGCCGGTAGCGAGCCTTAGTGCCATTAGGAgggttgctttatttttctaggGAAACCACTCGAACTCCACCGTACCGCCATCGCTAGCTGCTCGACAAACTGCTCGACCCGCGGAGCTCCGGGCTCACGGCTCGGGACGAGCTAGCTGGACGAGATGGTTCTCCCAGTTTCTTCATCTACTTCCTGGTCTTCTGTTTTAGGAGTTCTTCTTCCCGAGCATCTGCTTGGATTCTGCGGCTAGTGAAATACCCctgagaagaaaacaaaaacaaacccgcaCACGAATGCACGCTCGTGGGTGGCCCGACCTTTGAAACCTTAAGTTTAGCGGCATGCGCATCCCGTCTCATCGCTCATCTATGTCCCATCTGTTCACCGCATGGCATGaccgcacgcacgcacacacacatcacatacactcacacattTCATGCATGCGATGCCTGAGTGCATGTGCAACCTTCCACCGTCGCAGCATCGCATGATGAGAAGCATGAAAAGCAAGTAgtcgttgatgatgatgatgatgatgatgatgcattgTTAGCCGTTGTTCGTGGCATGATGACTGTGTGTTGCATGTTGGTAGTAGTGTTGCATGTCGCCATCACCTCCGCCCGCACCGCATGTGCCCGATGTGCATTTGACATGGTTCTCGAGCATGCCGATCTATATCTCCACCTTTCCTGCCTGCTACCGCCTGCTCGTGCTCCACTTCGCTTGCGGAATGCACGAAAGTTTGTCGCATGTGTGTTTCGCTAAAAGCATCAGCATGGCATGACACATTTTTATGTTCCACCTTatctatatttattttaattgtttagtTACCGTTCCCGAACTGCATGTGTCTCGAAGCACGCTGCCCGCATGGCATGGCGAACCTTTGCATGTGCATGATAACGGCATGGCATGAACCCATTCCCTCTCAACTCCTTCCCGCCCGTAAAATGTTGCATGTGCATAAGAAAAACACTAGTCCTTCGGTTGCATCCATCTGCACGTTAACCATTCTTCCCAGCGAGAAACAAAACCCTCCGATTCGCAGAAAAGATAGACATACAACGAGCATTATTTATCGAAACACAActcaaagaaaatttaaattttcccccACTCGGTTCGCTGTTCATCACGAAAAGCACGCCGAAGGGcacaaggaaaaagaaaagagctGATAATAATGCTTGCCGAGTTACTTACTGCATGGCCACCCTTCTCTCAACCGCCCCCCCTGGCACGAAAGGCACACGGAACGGACGGAAACGCGACCACCCGGGAGCAATCGAGGCCACGTCTTTTCCAAGGTCATCGCCATTGCCCGGCTCCCGTGTTTCCACCGTTCCATTTGTCCTTCGGTTTAGTTTTGGGATGAGTttcggtttttcgtttttgctttacacctTCTTCTTGCTGCCTTCTGCTCGGTTTGGACAAGGACTGTACGATCTTCCATGCCGTGCAGAACGTTCTCCACCTTCCGTTCACGGTTTTTTATCCGCTATGATTTCCATATCTCTTCTTATTGCTTATCCTTCCTATCAACACCCCCAGCCCCCCCAcgtacacactcacacatgtCCAGCCCCAAACCGTGCTCGTGTGGCTCGCAGACCGCCATTCCAGCAGGCACCGAGCAACCAACTCCTTCCTGGGTTCCCTAGTCAATTTTAGTCTGTCGGCTTCCCAACCCCCCCTTCGTCCGGTCCTTTTTAGACGTAGGACTTACTCCTCCATTTATTGCCGTTTTCGATTAACATTCTTCCAATTCTTCCATCCATAACCGTAACTCGTTCGAAGCTAgaacttttattttccggttccgttaatttcaatttttatacaTCACTTCTTTTCTGGTCCTTTCTCCCTTCTTTAACGATTCTTACTCTTGTTTGGAGCTCCCTATTctagtttttaaatttattgatcaTTCTGCTCTTGTgatctctgtctctctctctctctctttatctcttcttccttatttttcaatctttttatcAACACACtcttaaaaacgtttgaaACCATTTCCTTAACCGCTCTCGTTCACTAGGACTGTCGAACTACTTTCCAAACTAACAGTTACGTTTTACCGACTGCCAACATCGCAGCATACCACCCCGGTGGTGTCCTGTGTGACCCAACGATGTTACACAAGTTTTTCTCGACCCGCCTCCAATCTTTCCATTCCCAACATCGACCATCCTATCGGTCGGTAGCAAACTTTCTATGAACCTCTCCCAAAATAATCCTCCCCGCCCGGGACTGTTTAAATTATCTTTTGTAACATAATAAATTtccattgtttgtttttcccggaGTTTACCGCTACCCATCCGCGCACCCTGAGCGAAAAGGGTCTAGCTCGCTAgcgcaaaaccaaaaacctagCCAGCGAGGGCACCCAAGTGTTTCCCAGGGAAAGTTCGTTTCGATTTgaccaaaataaaagaaaatagaacGTAGTTTCAGTAGCATTCAAAACTCGGTTATATCCACACTCTTCCCGTttgattggaaaaaaatgtttgaaatcatTAGGCAAACATCCTGTTTCTCTTCAATTCCTCCCCGCAATCCCCGTTCCTGAAGTGTGCAGGACTAACGAGTAGCACGATTGAGTTAttcttttcccccctccccccatacCCAAACAAGAGCATAGTCCAAAGAgtagaaagaacaaaaaaccaattCGCAAACCACTCCCACTTCGTTCGAATTCGATTAAGTAACCCTGCGGCAACCGTTTCCAAATCCCTATCGTCCATTTGCTGGCCTGTAGAAATTATGAACCAACATTACAAAACGATCCAAACAGTAAAATCCATCAAGTTCACATCTCTTGCTCCCTGACCATTGCTCTcgtttctataaaaaaaaacaaaacctataAGCATCTAGAGTAATAATATTCAGTCAACATATATATACCACTCAAAAACTACCCGCCACTCTCTGGCAAGAGGTCActaatatttgttttcgttttccaacgctgctgccgccgccgccgtcgccaCCGTCAACTACATCGGTCCGCCATCGTCACCATCCAACATCATAACGAATGtcgttgaaaaaacaaaaacaataaaaaaataaacacacataaaACCAACGAACGGACGTTATGAAACGAAAATTTATCATATGCACACCCGCTATGACGAACCCGTAGGAGTACAGTGTGCAGCTCACGTTCCGAGAACAGTGGCTGGACGAACGATTAAAATTTGATGACATCGGAGGTGAGTAGAAGCCGGGGAAGGTGGAATGTGTAATTACCTTTTTAAATTAACGTTTATTTCGCACACTTACTTACTTATCCACGAGCAGGTACTTATTCCATGGTGGTAGCTAAACGATCGTCGGGAAAATGGGGGACCGTTCCGTTGATTAGATAAATGATGCAATTTTTTGTGCAGTATAATGCTAGCGCGGGTggaaatgattaatttttgaCAGAAGTGCCTCTAAACGATATATTTACGGTCGATAGAGGACAAGTGTTCCAATACAAATAAcctgatttttaataaatcctAATTCTGCTGAGCTCATTAAAAAACACTTACAAACTTAATCCAATCTTGTTTGAAGGTTGAACCTATGAAAATTAAAGTTCACTAATCAAACaatcaataaacataaaaatttcaaaatgggCTGAagccaaataaaaaattttaaaatccaaCATTATATCATCATAAATGATTCGTTAACTAAATGTTAAATACTAACGTTTGTGCTATGTTGGAAACGTACCGTGTATAAGACACAGACAAATAGAAACACGTTTTCGGGTCTATCATTTCAATTCCCGATAAAAATCGATTAATCTATGGAAGGTTGCGTTTTTCCGCACCGTGTTGGAACACTTTCCCCTACACTTTTACTAATGTGTTATGTTGGCCAAAACCCCACATGGCCCCGCGctaactctctctctctctctctctctttgacGAGCAAGCTCGAAAAAATCATTTGCTTCGCCCTACTGATCGTCAACTCGATATGTTACACTCCGCTAGCTACATCTCGCTAACACCGTGGTGAAGGTAAAATGATTTTTCCCATCCGTCGGCGTGCGTTTGTGAGAAGCCAACCAAATTCCAATCATCGCCTTCCTTCTTCGCACCAAAAATTTCGATCTCTTCCCGTTCGGGATCGCGATCGCAAACGTCGCACACATGATGCTCATAACGCTCCGGAACCATCGAGCCACCAATCGATTACCACCACCGTGCGCCCTTGGGCCAGTTCTCTCACCATCCCGACCTCGCCCGGcgactacgacgacgacgacagcaaGGAAGACGGCAGTGATTGCTAGCGAAATTCGATTATCCCTCTTGCCGACGGCTGGCCCGGAACCGGAAGTGTGGTGCGTGTCCCGCGCAAACTTTAGAGCACGCCAATCAAACGAACGATTCTTGCCATCCACTCGGTTTTCTTCCCCGCCGTTCGCTTCCGGTCGGGTGTTCGAGGCTGACGTTCAACAAATTATGTCATCGTTTCCCCCCACCGGCCGGTCCCGGGGAGCGGTGCGCTCGCCGGTGACATCTTCGGCATCTTATCCCATTACTTCCGAGTCCCGTAACGAGCAATCGTCATAAAAGAAATATCGGTACGAAATCACCCCCAAATCTGGCGAAATATTGATCGCCTGGGGGGCAGAAACCATGATTTCGCGCCCGTGGTAGGCTTTTTCGGTTGCGATTCGTCAAAAAATTGCGCTCCAAGGCCACACGTACACACGTGAGGCTGGTGGAGCTTAACTGATCATCCTGTCTTAGCACAGTGGTTCAAGCCATACAGTTGTAGTTTGATTTTTGACAATTTTGATAGTATTCATGCTTTTTTAAAGAGTAATAGgaaatgtgtatgtgtatgagCAGCttgaaaaatttgttttatgttgacAAAATTGACGAGTAGATGACAATTTTAGGTAAAtattatgatttgttttttgttaaaattatatgatgataaaaaaacaaaaatatgcttataaaatacaaacagataTAGCATTAAAAAGTCTGGACGGCCAACTAATGCCCTCGATTCAACCACTGTGCACCCCCGGGGGATTGTAGAAAACGTAATAATGTAGATAAAATGAGTCCCCAGATACGGAGGCGCAAACAGTAAACACATGCTCCCGGTCCGTTTCCTGGCACCGGAAGTGTGATGGCCTATCCATCTTCTGTTTCTTCGTCCTGCTTCCATCGTCGTCCTCAAGGGTGTGGCTTTTTAAAGCGTCCCACCCAGCATTCCTTCCCCGCCGAAATGTGAAGGACAAATCATACTCCCAGGAAACCAATCGAGCGGGGGcttggaaaacggatgaaatCCATTTTTCGTCCCCCCTTCCCACCACCCGCTTCGGTTGTAAGCGAACACTCTCAGTGTACTCCCGAGCCTTCCCATTCCTCCTCCTGGTATCTCTTCGGTGTCCCAAAGACTTCGGCACCCaaagaaaaccaataaaaCCGCGTCTTTGGCGCGCGGATTCCATCTTTACTTCTGTTTtcccaataaataaaaaaaacctcccctcCACCGTGCGATGGGTTTTGCAAACTGAAAACTCTGGCGTAGCctctaaaacacacacacaacaacaaaaaaaacaaacatttggcGGACGGTTCGGTCGACGGACAGCGCGCGAACAGCACAGAGAGCAAACAACGGTACAACGGAAAGGAGCAGACTGGGCTTCGGTCTACGGGGGTCGTGAAACACGGATCTATCATCGACTCGAGTCTATCGGTCTTACTGCTCGTTCGGTCTTCGGTCAGTGTATGTCTAACAAGGGCTGTAAAGTTTACATATCAATCATAATTTTACCAACTCTACTTACTCTACACCACCTAccccaccaccatcaaccaacTCTCCGTACGATAGGCTTTTTATGTTCTTATATGGGCTGGGCGGGTGTTAATGGGGACGGGAGGGCTTCTTACAGGGCACCACATCGGGAAAACTCCCGTTTTGAGAGGCCTATCAAAAAACCGTTGGAAAGCCCAAACCCCGTTTTACGTAACGGACGTCATAAGGAGGTTCGCGGAGTGCGTGATAAAAGTGGATCAACATTGATGCTTCCTAATCCTAACGACCCCGACGCCGCCCACTAAAGTCCTAATGGGGTGGGCGGGGTAGGAGAGGGTGAAATCCTTGGTGAGATGGAAAAcacaaatggaaaagttttccaaaggATGTCCTAAACAAACTTGATCACCGCGTGACAGCGGAACCTTCCATCGGGCCATTCGGGCCAAGAAGAGCATCGCCTTCTAGTGTCTCTAATGGAATGTTCGATTTTATagtgtgtttaatttttccaaatcACTCCCCAATGACCCATAACGGGCAAGCGTGGGGGGAGGGATGATTTATTGTTTCGCTGAACTTCACACTGCACCTTTCGAATGGGGCAGGGTTTTCCCCCGTGCACAACTCTACGGGCAATCTTATTAGGAGGAGTAATTAGGATACCTTAGGGACTCTGGGAGGGAAATCTGGAGGCCTGAAAGTTTTCTGTTATCTCATTGATGTCTTGCTGTAGGGAAGTCCTATTAGAGTATCATGGTTTCTTTGAGCTGTAGAAAAAAGGACTGGTAGGACTTCACGCTAGCGTTACAGGCGTTACGTTCTGGAGTGTATCAGCGTTAGCCCATGGAACAAGAAACCCGCTCGCTCGACAGTGTTCCCGATGAACACTGCTTACAGTATCATTTTCGATTAAGAAAACCGTCCTGATTCtcttgaaaaacaacaaacaacctcTTTCAAACTCACTACACCACCGTCACCTTCACTCTTCTTCCACGCAGGCCGCTTAAAGTACCTTACACTGACCGAAGCAAACCGTGTGTGGATGCCTGACTTGTTCTTCTCGAACGAGAAGGAAGGTCACTTCCATAACATCATTATGCCGAACGTCTACATCCGTATCTTCCCGTACGGATCGGTACTATATAGCATACGTATTTCACTCACGTTGGCCTGCCCGATGAATCTCAAGCTGTACCCACTGGATCGTCAGGTGTGCTCGCTGCGTATGGCAAGTTGTAAGTACCGTTCCACCGCCGCGAACCGATCAGAACCACTCCAACCACGTTTGGCCCACACGCGCCTCCTTTACTTTCCCCATGTACGTATGTTCCTCCCGAGAACCCCCTTCCCCCGCCCCACCCTCCCACCGACGCGTACTTGCCGTTCTCACTCACTCACACTCCTCCCCCCCACCACCGGGATACCGGCAGTGCGGTCTGACTGTATATCTCTGTCGCGGGCTTTCTCTTCCACTGCCGGCTGCGTGTTACCGGTTTGCCGGAGTTCGCCTCGGAGTTCGCCTCGGAGTTCGGAATTCGTAGACTGCCACCGCGGCGGCAGGGGCAGGGACGTCCCCTGGCAAGTGACCGTGGGCGTacgggtttgtgtgtgtgtgcgtgtgtgcgtgcgtgcgtgtgtatgtgtgtgcgtgtctgTGCGAGGGTGCGTATGTGCGTTGTGGACGGGGAAGGGTCCTGCGGGAAGTGAGGAAAGAAAAGGGTTTGGGTTTGGAGCGGGCTGGAGCCAAACCCGACTAACCCGGGGGTTCTTCACGCAGATGGTTGGACGACGGCCGATCTGGTGTTCCTCTGGAAGGAGGGCGATCCCGTACAGGTGGTGAAGAACCTACACCTGCCCCGGTTCACGCTGGAGAAGTTCTTGACCGATTACTGCAACAGTAAAACGAACACCGGTAAGCAGCCAAACGAACGTCAACGCGGGTTTTGTCTGactactgtttgtttttctcccgcaGGTGAATACAGTTGCCTCAAGGTGGACCTGCTGTTCAAGCGCGAGTTCTCGTACTACCTGATCCAGATCTACATTCCCTGCTGCATGCTGGTCATCGTCTCGTGGGTATCGTTCTGGCTCGACCAGGGCGCCGTCCCGGCACGGGTTTCGCTCGGCGTCACCACCCTGCTCACGATGGCCACCCAAACGTCCGGCATCAACGCGTCGCTGCCGCCCGTTTCCTACACCAAAGCCATCGACGTGTGGACCGGCGTCTGCCTGACGTTTGTGTTCGGTGCCCTGCTCGAGTTCGCCCTCGTCAACTACGCGTCCCGTTCAGGTTTGCTAATTTTATTGTTCGTGTTTGACCGTCACCAGCGAGCCCCTCGGCCTCAGTTTTACCACCCGTCCCCACTTTCCCCACCCATTACTCCATCCTTGCCGTCATTCCACCAAAGGATCC
This window harbors:
- the LOC131289973 gene encoding glutamate-gated chloride channel isoform X10 — its product is MASGHFFCAIFYFACLCSASLANNPKVNFREKEKKILDQILGAGKYDARIRPSGINGTDGPAVVRVNIFVRSISKIDDVTMEYSVQLTFREQWLDERLKFDDIGGRLKYLTLTEANRVWMPDLFFSNEKEGHFHNIIMPNVYIRIFPYGSVLYSIRISLTLACPMNLKLYPLDRQVCSLRMASYGWTTADLVFLWKEGDPVQVVKNLHLPRFTLEKFLTDYCNSKTNTGEYSCLKVDLLFKREFSYYLIQIYIPCCMLVIVSWVSFWLDQGAVPARVSLGVTTLLTMATQTSGINASLPPVSYTKAIDVWTGVCLTFVFGALLEFALVNYASRSDMHRENMKKKRREMEQASLDAASDLLDTDSNATFAMKPLVRHPGDPLALEKLRQCEVHMQAPKRPNCCRSWLSKFPTRQCSRSKRIDVISRITFPLVFALFNLVYWSTYLFREEEED